Proteins encoded by one window of uncultured Celeribacter sp.:
- a CDS encoding response regulator transcription factor, protein MTQKPTRVLIVDDHPMVAEGIRALLESFDDLEIVGTLCNGREAVDQIKDLAPDVVLLDLNMPQMGGLTATELLLERRPETRILILSMHDSPEYIGAALSHGAMGYVLKDVPTEDVKEAIDTVMRGEQFLCNGAQAAMGPKIRDGREPLTEREQTILLELAQGKSNKEVAAALDISVRTVETHRKNIKRKLGISSTAGLTRYAMEHGVLQGTGRF, encoded by the coding sequence ATGACACAGAAACCGACGCGTGTCCTGATCGTGGACGACCACCCGATGGTGGCCGAGGGCATTCGCGCGCTGTTGGAAAGTTTCGACGATCTCGAAATCGTGGGCACGCTGTGCAACGGGCGCGAAGCAGTGGATCAGATCAAAGATCTGGCGCCCGATGTGGTTTTGTTGGATTTGAACATGCCGCAGATGGGCGGGCTGACCGCCACCGAATTGCTGTTGGAGCGCCGTCCTGAAACCCGCATCCTGATCCTCTCGATGCATGACAGCCCGGAATATATCGGCGCAGCTCTGAGCCATGGCGCCATGGGCTATGTGTTGAAAGACGTACCGACGGAGGATGTCAAAGAGGCGATTGACACGGTGATGCGTGGCGAACAGTTCCTTTGCAACGGGGCACAGGCGGCGATGGGGCCGAAAATCCGCGACGGGCGCGAACCTTTGACCGAACGCGAACAGACCATCCTTTTGGAACTGGCGCAGGGCAAATCGAACAAGGAAGTCGCAGCCGCGCTGGATATTTCCGTGCGCACGGTCGAGACCCATCGCAAGAACATCAAACGCAAGCTGGGAATTTCCTCGACCGCAGGTCTCACGCGCTACGCGATGGAGCATGGCGTGTTGCAGGGCACGGGTCGGTTTTAA
- a CDS encoding cache domain-containing protein codes for MMRLRPELTYARKLFLLATLPLILSVAAIAAVVAHQSNSMSDREIAELEEQILKAKRQELQNYLQLARNSITADYSPAPPDDEAAKLKVTQTLAAMTYGTEGYFFVYEYDGTNLVAPRQTDLITRNWAGLTDSEGTPVVDELIRLARQGGGYHEFLWPKPSTNEEAQMISYVIGLQDWQWAIGTGVFIDDVLRSVAAARAEVQTRVHRTFAYIGAITMAAVLLVFMSGVTITIRERRLADAKLKELTQRIFDTQEEERGRVARELHDGISQILVGVRYAMELARRQLKAGDPKAPASLDRSFDMLGGALTEVRRISRDLRPGVLDDLGLGPALQALAEEFEKRTGIKTELETVVFRNRLDEEARIALFRIAQEALTNIERHAGATEVSIKLAGHRTGATLLICDNGRGFDVSARGMAGHGIGLRNMAERMEQLDGTLTITPRSPGTSIDATVPLKHILPPAGSNRPRSEIGNAR; via the coding sequence ATGATGCGACTGCGACCCGAGTTGACCTACGCGCGCAAATTGTTCCTGCTCGCCACGCTGCCGCTGATCCTCTCGGTCGCGGCCATCGCGGCTGTGGTGGCGCATCAGTCGAACAGCATGTCCGATCGCGAGATCGCAGAGCTGGAGGAGCAAATCCTCAAAGCCAAGCGTCAGGAGCTTCAGAATTACCTGCAACTGGCACGCAACTCGATCACGGCGGACTATAGCCCCGCCCCTCCCGACGACGAAGCGGCCAAGCTCAAGGTGACGCAAACGCTCGCGGCGATGACCTATGGCACGGAGGGCTATTTTTTCGTCTATGAGTATGACGGCACCAATCTCGTCGCCCCCCGCCAGACCGATCTGATCACCCGCAACTGGGCCGGTCTCACCGACAGCGAAGGCACGCCTGTCGTCGATGAGCTGATCCGGCTGGCGCGTCAGGGCGGTGGCTATCACGAGTTTCTCTGGCCGAAACCTTCGACCAATGAGGAGGCACAGATGATCAGCTATGTGATCGGGTTGCAGGACTGGCAATGGGCCATCGGCACCGGCGTCTTCATCGACGATGTACTGAGATCCGTGGCCGCCGCCCGCGCCGAGGTCCAGACCCGCGTGCACCGGACATTTGCCTATATCGGCGCGATCACCATGGCGGCGGTCCTGTTGGTTTTCATGTCCGGGGTGACGATCACCATCCGCGAACGACGCTTGGCCGACGCGAAACTCAAGGAGCTGACCCAGCGGATTTTCGACACGCAAGAAGAAGAGCGCGGCCGCGTCGCGCGCGAACTGCACGACGGGATCAGCCAGATTTTGGTCGGCGTGCGCTACGCGATGGAGCTGGCCCGGCGGCAGTTGAAGGCCGGGGACCCGAAGGCCCCCGCCAGTCTGGATCGCAGTTTCGACATGCTGGGCGGCGCCTTGACCGAAGTGCGGCGCATCTCCCGCGATCTGCGGCCGGGGGTGTTGGACGATCTGGGCCTGGGCCCGGCACTTCAGGCGTTGGCGGAAGAGTTCGAGAAACGCACCGGGATCAAGACGGAGCTCGAAACCGTGGTGTTCCGCAACCGGCTTGATGAGGAGGCGCGCATCGCTTTGTTCCGCATCGCGCAAGAGGCGCTGACCAACATCGAACGCCACGCGGGCGCCACCGAAGTGTCGATCAAACTCGCCGGTCACCGCACCGGGGCGACGCTTTTGATTTGCGACAACGGGCGCGGCTTTGACGTCTCCGCACGCGGCATGGCGGGGCATGGCATCGGGCTTCGCAACATGGCGGAGCGGATGGAGCAATTGGACGGCACGCTGACGATCACGCCACGGTCTCCCGGCACCTCCATTGACGCCACCGTGCCGTTAAAGCATATCCTGCCGCCCGCAGGCTCCAACCGCCCCCGTTCCGAGATAGGAAATGCCCGATGA
- a CDS encoding twin-arginine translocation signal domain-containing protein gives MDRRSFLKTSALGGASAAAASTLAAPMYAQGKRTLTMVTTWPRGLAGVWDSVERFAANVDALTDGQLTIDAKAAGELVGGLEVFDAVTAGQADLYHGCEYYFTGQHPALAYFTTVPFGMTAPEMMVWYYSMGGMELHHKLGEIFGLKGFIAGQTGGQGGGWFRKEITSPSDFQGLKFRMPGLGGETVSKLGASVQVLPGGEIYQALSSGALDGTEWIGPWSDEKLGLQEVCDFYYPAGFHEPGAALCVTTNLEVFESLSPMQQKAIEIAAGECHQHNYALFVANNGPALQRLIQGGTQLKEFSDDIWSAFGNAAKEVLDGYMDDEIFAEIRTSYESAMAQTSAWIGRSDGNYTPQRDRVMAAQAE, from the coding sequence ATGGATCGTCGTTCTTTTCTGAAAACGTCCGCTCTGGGCGGGGCATCTGCCGCTGCTGCGTCCACTTTGGCGGCGCCGATGTATGCACAGGGCAAGCGGACCCTGACCATGGTCACCACCTGGCCGCGCGGACTGGCGGGCGTTTGGGATTCCGTTGAGCGTTTTGCCGCCAATGTCGATGCACTGACCGATGGCCAGCTGACCATCGACGCGAAAGCTGCGGGCGAGCTCGTCGGCGGGCTTGAGGTGTTTGATGCCGTGACCGCCGGTCAGGCCGATCTCTATCATGGTTGCGAATATTACTTCACCGGCCAACACCCGGCGCTGGCCTATTTCACCACCGTGCCCTTCGGCATGACCGCGCCCGAGATGATGGTGTGGTACTATTCCATGGGCGGTATGGAGCTTCATCACAAACTGGGCGAAATCTTTGGTCTCAAAGGCTTTATTGCCGGTCAGACCGGCGGTCAGGGCGGCGGTTGGTTCCGCAAGGAGATCACCTCTCCCTCCGATTTCCAGGGTCTGAAATTCCGCATGCCGGGTCTCGGCGGCGAGACCGTGTCGAAACTCGGCGCCTCCGTGCAGGTGCTTCCGGGTGGCGAGATCTACCAAGCGCTGTCCTCCGGCGCGCTCGACGGCACCGAGTGGATCGGCCCGTGGTCGGACGAGAAACTCGGCCTGCAAGAGGTCTGTGACTTCTACTATCCGGCGGGCTTCCACGAACCCGGCGCGGCGCTTTGTGTGACCACCAACCTCGAGGTCTTCGAAAGCCTGAGCCCGATGCAGCAAAAGGCCATCGAGATCGCCGCGGGCGAGTGCCATCAGCACAACTACGCGCTTTTCGTGGCCAACAACGGCCCGGCTTTGCAGCGCCTGATCCAAGGCGGCACCCAGCTCAAGGAATTCTCCGACGATATCTGGTCGGCCTTCGGCAATGCCGCCAAAGAGGTGCTCGACGGCTATATGGACGACGAGATCTTCGCGGAAATCCGCACCTCTTATGAGAGCGCAATGGCGCAGACCTCCGCTTGGATCGGTCGCTCCGACGGCAACTACACGCCGCAGCGTGACCGCGTGATGGCGGCTCAGGCCGAATGA
- a CDS encoding TRAP transporter small permease subunit — protein MEEQTGTSFFGLMVDAVVSLVVNLGLGFWHIIYALTHPGLWLDWSNKESLLRFVYYGGSKELLFVFFDVVIVVSVIGFLYRPFLWALVRGLEKIANTMGRVAAWAGLLMVLQQIMVVFLQSIFRQGEITISPFGGGFTQSVGWFSESLKFENALVVALCVSYAFVQGSHVRVDLVYVGVKHRTKRVIDMFGALFFMLPVALLTWMYAWFFLWRHLITPKVSASDALDRMLMKARIVKWNVETVSFSANGFNGYFLFKILLLCFLVLVILQALAFFYRSFLEFVEGEDSAGKYLDKDTLGEGEEAFEGTH, from the coding sequence ATGGAAGAACAGACCGGCACGTCTTTCTTCGGGCTCATGGTGGACGCGGTGGTGAGCCTCGTCGTGAACCTCGGGCTCGGGTTCTGGCATATCATCTATGCGCTCACGCATCCGGGGCTTTGGCTCGATTGGTCGAACAAGGAAAGCCTGTTGCGCTTTGTCTATTACGGCGGCTCGAAGGAGCTTTTGTTCGTGTTCTTCGATGTGGTGATCGTGGTTTCCGTGATCGGCTTTCTCTACCGGCCCTTCCTTTGGGCATTGGTGCGCGGGCTTGAGAAAATCGCCAACACCATGGGGCGTGTCGCCGCCTGGGCCGGTCTTTTGATGGTGCTGCAACAAATCATGGTGGTGTTCTTGCAGTCGATCTTCCGTCAGGGCGAGATCACCATTTCGCCCTTTGGTGGCGGCTTTACCCAATCCGTCGGCTGGTTTTCCGAGAGCCTCAAATTCGAGAACGCCCTCGTCGTCGCGCTCTGCGTCTCCTACGCCTTTGTGCAGGGCAGCCACGTGCGCGTGGACCTCGTCTACGTCGGCGTTAAGCACCGGACCAAACGCGTGATCGACATGTTCGGGGCGCTGTTCTTCATGCTGCCGGTGGCTTTGCTGACCTGGATGTACGCCTGGTTCTTCCTCTGGCGGCACCTGATCACGCCGAAGGTCTCGGCCTCCGACGCGCTCGACCGGATGCTGATGAAGGCCCGGATCGTGAAGTGGAATGTCGAAACCGTGTCCTTCTCGGCCAACGGCTTCAACGGGTATTTCCTCTTCAAAATCCTGCTCCTGTGCTTTCTCGTGCTGGTGATCCTTCAGGCGCTGGCCTTCTTCTACCGCTCTTTCCTGGAATTCGTCGAAGGCGAAGACAGCGCGGGCAAATATCTCGACAAAGACACGCTCGGCGAAGGCGAAGAAGCCTTTGAAGGCACGCATTAA